In Janibacter alkaliphilus, the following proteins share a genomic window:
- a CDS encoding 3-hydroxyacyl-CoA dehydrogenase NAD-binding domain-containing protein, which translates to MTATTTDTPQQAPTAAFPDEVITRTPVQDIDLPGGAGTLALITLDNGFDHTKPNTFGPATVAGLRETVDTLAQRAAAGEIQAVGITGKPFVFAVGADLSGVPHVTDREQALDIARAGHAAFAAIMDLPVPTFAFVNGAAMGGGVEIGLACDYRTISSGVPAVALPETFLGLVPGWGGCYLLPRLVGPEKALKVIIENPLNQNRMIGGAQARELGMADAIFAPVTFLKDSLEWAAAVLRGETTVQRPEVTTDEQAWEQALTAATGLADQKTGGQSPAPYRAIQLVREARTAERDAAFAAEDEALADLIMGDELRAGLYAFDLVQKRAKRPAGAPDKSLARPVTKVGIVGAGLMASQLAMLFVRALKVPVILTDLDQERVDKGVAYVHDEIAKSLAKGKISQDKANQLTGLVSGSTSKDGFADADFVIEAVFEEMSVKKTVWAEVEAIVSETCVLASNTSSLSITEMASELAHPERVVGFHFFNPVAVMPLLEIIPGERTDDAALATAFATGKTLKKTCILVKDSPSFIANRLLGRFMGEFSKIVDEGTPVDAANQGLLGLAPMPPLVLVGLVGPAIALHNSETLHRELGERFYVSPNLRALVEAGKRSYDDDGVEELLTTPEQPVELTSAQVRERVLGVLAEEIRTMLDDGVAQAPMDIDLAMITGAGFQFWNGGITPLLDREGVSERVTGQRFLPKGVASVPA; encoded by the coding sequence ATGACCGCCACCACCACCGACACCCCGCAGCAGGCCCCGACCGCGGCCTTCCCGGACGAGGTCATCACCCGCACCCCGGTCCAGGACATCGACCTGCCCGGCGGCGCCGGCACGCTCGCCCTGATCACCCTGGACAACGGCTTCGACCACACCAAGCCGAACACCTTCGGCCCGGCCACCGTCGCCGGCCTCCGGGAGACCGTCGACACCCTCGCCCAGCGGGCCGCGGCCGGTGAGATCCAGGCCGTCGGCATCACCGGCAAGCCGTTCGTCTTCGCCGTCGGCGCCGACCTCTCCGGGGTCCCGCACGTCACCGACCGCGAGCAGGCGCTGGACATCGCCCGCGCCGGGCACGCCGCCTTCGCCGCGATCATGGACCTGCCGGTGCCCACCTTCGCCTTCGTCAACGGCGCGGCCATGGGCGGCGGCGTCGAGATCGGCCTCGCCTGCGACTACCGGACGATCTCCTCCGGGGTCCCGGCGGTCGCGCTGCCGGAGACCTTCCTCGGCCTGGTGCCCGGCTGGGGCGGCTGCTACCTGCTGCCGCGCCTCGTCGGCCCGGAGAAGGCCCTCAAGGTCATCATCGAGAACCCGCTCAACCAGAACCGGATGATCGGCGGCGCGCAGGCGCGCGAGCTGGGCATGGCCGACGCGATCTTCGCGCCGGTGACCTTCCTCAAGGACTCCCTGGAGTGGGCGGCCGCGGTGCTGCGCGGCGAGACCACCGTGCAGCGGCCCGAGGTCACGACGGACGAGCAGGCCTGGGAGCAGGCGCTCACCGCGGCGACCGGTCTGGCCGACCAGAAGACCGGCGGCCAGTCGCCGGCCCCCTACCGGGCGATCCAGCTGGTCCGCGAGGCCCGCACCGCCGAGCGCGACGCCGCCTTCGCCGCCGAGGACGAGGCGCTGGCCGACCTCATCATGGGTGACGAGCTGCGCGCCGGGCTGTACGCCTTCGACCTGGTGCAGAAGCGGGCCAAGCGCCCCGCCGGCGCCCCGGACAAGAGCCTGGCCCGTCCGGTGACGAAGGTGGGCATCGTCGGCGCCGGGCTCATGGCCAGCCAGCTGGCGATGCTCTTCGTCCGTGCGCTCAAGGTGCCGGTGATCCTCACCGACCTCGACCAGGAGCGGGTGGACAAGGGCGTGGCCTACGTCCACGACGAGATCGCCAAGTCCCTGGCCAAGGGCAAGATCAGCCAGGACAAGGCCAACCAGCTCACCGGCCTGGTCTCCGGGTCGACGAGCAAGGACGGCTTCGCCGACGCCGACTTCGTCATCGAGGCGGTCTTCGAGGAGATGTCGGTCAAGAAGACGGTGTGGGCCGAGGTCGAGGCCATCGTCTCCGAGACTTGCGTGCTCGCCTCGAACACCTCGTCGCTGTCGATCACCGAGATGGCCTCCGAGCTGGCCCACCCCGAGCGGGTCGTCGGCTTCCACTTCTTCAACCCGGTCGCGGTCATGCCGCTGCTGGAGATCATCCCCGGGGAGCGGACCGACGACGCGGCGCTGGCCACCGCCTTCGCCACCGGCAAGACGCTGAAGAAGACGTGCATCCTCGTCAAGGACAGCCCCTCCTTCATCGCCAACCGGCTGCTCGGCCGCTTCATGGGCGAGTTCAGCAAGATCGTCGACGAGGGCACCCCGGTGGACGCGGCCAACCAGGGCCTGCTCGGCCTGGCGCCGATGCCGCCGCTGGTCCTCGTCGGGCTCGTCGGCCCGGCGATCGCGCTGCACAACAGCGAGACCCTGCACCGCGAGCTGGGCGAGCGCTTCTACGTCTCGCCGAACCTGCGGGCGCTGGTCGAGGCGGGCAAGCGCAGCTACGACGACGACGGCGTCGAGGAGCTGCTGACCACCCCGGAGCAGCCGGTCGAGCTGACCTCGGCGCAGGTCCGCGAGCGGGTGCTCGGCGTGCTCGCCGAGGAGATCCGCACCATGCTCGACGACGGTGTCGCCCAGGCCCCGATGGACATCGACCTGGCGATGATCACCGGCGCCGGCTTCCAGTTCTGGAACGGCGGGATCACCCCGCTGCTGGACCGCGAGGGCGTCTCCGAGCGGGTCACCGGCCAGCGCTTCCTGCCGAAGGGCGTCGCCTCCGTCCCCGCCTGA
- a CDS encoding acetyl-CoA C-acyltransferase — protein MPRTLREVVFVDGVRTPFGKAGEKGMYAQTRADDLVIACIRELLERNPDLAPEKVEEVAIAATTQIGDQGLTLGRMAALLSGLPKTTPGYSVDRMCAGAMTAVTNVAGAISFGAVDLAVAGGVEHMGRHPMGEGVDPNPRVVAEKLVDPSALVMGKTAENLHDRYPSLTKERSDAYALNSQRKLAEAYEAGKIQPDLVPVATRHEEKGWGLATTDEPPRPQTTMADLQSLKTPFRPHGGVTAGNAAGLNDGATACLLAAEDTATELGLPVKMRLVEYAFVGVEPEVMGYGPVPAAEKALAKAGLSIEDIGLFELNEAFAVQVIAFLEHFGIPDDSDSVNQYGGAIATGHPLASSGVRLMNQLARQFEEHPEVRYGMTAMCIGIGMGGAVIWENPHHADYGKES, from the coding sequence GTGCCCCGTACTCTGCGAGAGGTCGTCTTCGTCGACGGCGTGAGGACGCCCTTCGGCAAGGCCGGCGAGAAGGGCATGTACGCCCAGACCCGCGCCGACGACCTGGTCATCGCCTGCATCCGCGAGCTCCTGGAGCGCAACCCCGACCTGGCCCCGGAGAAGGTCGAGGAGGTGGCCATCGCCGCCACCACGCAGATCGGCGACCAGGGCCTGACCCTGGGCCGGATGGCCGCGCTGCTCTCCGGTCTGCCCAAGACCACCCCCGGCTACAGCGTCGACCGGATGTGCGCCGGCGCGATGACCGCGGTCACCAACGTCGCCGGCGCGATCTCCTTCGGCGCGGTCGACCTGGCCGTCGCCGGCGGCGTCGAGCACATGGGCCGGCACCCGATGGGCGAGGGCGTCGACCCCAACCCGCGCGTCGTCGCCGAGAAGCTCGTCGACCCCAGCGCCCTGGTCATGGGCAAGACCGCCGAGAACCTGCACGACCGCTACCCCAGCCTCACCAAGGAGCGCAGCGACGCCTACGCGCTGAACAGCCAGCGCAAGCTCGCCGAGGCCTACGAGGCTGGCAAGATCCAGCCCGACCTCGTGCCCGTGGCCACCCGCCACGAGGAGAAGGGGTGGGGGCTGGCCACCACCGACGAGCCGCCCCGTCCGCAGACGACGATGGCCGACCTGCAGTCGCTGAAGACCCCCTTCCGTCCGCACGGCGGGGTGACCGCCGGCAACGCGGCTGGTCTCAACGACGGCGCCACCGCCTGCCTGCTCGCGGCCGAGGACACCGCCACCGAGCTCGGCCTGCCGGTCAAGATGCGCCTGGTCGAGTACGCCTTCGTCGGCGTCGAGCCGGAGGTCATGGGCTACGGCCCGGTCCCGGCCGCGGAGAAGGCGCTGGCCAAGGCCGGCCTGAGCATCGAGGACATCGGTCTCTTCGAGCTCAACGAGGCCTTCGCCGTCCAGGTGATCGCCTTCCTCGAGCACTTCGGCATCCCCGACGACTCGGACAGCGTCAACCAGTACGGCGGCGCCATCGCCACCGGTCACCCGCTGGCCTCCTCCGGCGTGCGGCTGATGAACCAGCTGGCCCGCCAGTTCGAGGAGCACCCCGAGGTCCGCTACGGCATGACCGCCATGTGCATCGGCATCGGCATGGGCGGCGCCGTCATCTGGGAGAACCCGCACCACGCCGACTACGGCAAGGAGAGCTGA
- a CDS encoding HRDC domain-containing protein translates to MSDDETQEAPELPVLHEPADGVPPVVTTESGLDEAAAAVAAGVGPVAMDAERASGYRYGQSAYLVQLRRDGSGTWLIDPAALPDLGPLDAGIGSAEWILHAATQDLPCLREVGLAPRQLFDTELAARLLGLPRVGLAAVIEHYLGISLAKEHSAVDWSTRPLPESWLRYAALDVEVLVELRNLMGIDLAEQGKAGWAREEFEALLTWEPAVREDPWRRTSGLHKIRKPRVLAAVRELWYARDQIARNRDTAPGRVIPDAAMVEVAVADPRSSGDLPRGHRSIARYQSTWLDALARARRLSDDELPPSTVKGDGPPPPRAWANRDPLAAERLAATREALTTFAEEHTIPVENVCSPDPLRRVVWTPPEEPSVPAFEAALAEHGCRRWQQQIVAPMLADAFAAHPA, encoded by the coding sequence GTGAGCGACGACGAGACGCAGGAGGCACCGGAGCTGCCGGTGCTGCACGAGCCCGCCGACGGGGTCCCGCCGGTGGTCACCACCGAGAGCGGGCTCGACGAGGCCGCCGCCGCCGTCGCGGCGGGGGTCGGTCCGGTCGCGATGGACGCCGAGCGCGCGTCGGGCTACCGGTACGGGCAGAGCGCCTACCTCGTCCAGCTGCGCCGCGACGGCAGCGGCACCTGGCTCATCGATCCCGCCGCGCTGCCCGACCTCGGGCCGTTGGACGCCGGGATCGGCTCGGCCGAGTGGATCCTGCACGCGGCCACCCAGGACCTGCCCTGCCTGCGCGAGGTCGGCCTGGCGCCGCGACAGCTCTTCGACACCGAGCTGGCCGCCCGGCTGCTCGGGCTGCCCCGGGTCGGGCTGGCCGCGGTCATCGAGCACTACCTGGGGATCAGCCTGGCCAAGGAGCACTCCGCGGTGGACTGGTCCACCCGCCCGCTGCCGGAGTCGTGGCTGCGCTACGCGGCGCTGGACGTCGAGGTGCTCGTCGAGCTGCGCAACCTCATGGGCATCGACCTCGCCGAGCAGGGCAAGGCGGGCTGGGCGCGCGAGGAGTTCGAGGCGCTGCTGACCTGGGAGCCCGCCGTGCGCGAGGACCCGTGGCGGCGTACCTCCGGGCTGCACAAGATCCGCAAGCCGCGGGTGCTCGCCGCGGTCCGCGAGCTCTGGTACGCCCGCGACCAGATCGCCCGGAACCGGGACACCGCGCCCGGCCGGGTCATCCCCGACGCCGCCATGGTCGAGGTGGCCGTCGCCGACCCGCGGTCGAGCGGCGACCTCCCCCGCGGGCACCGCTCGATCGCCCGCTACCAGAGCACCTGGCTGGACGCGCTGGCTCGAGCCCGGCGGCTGAGCGACGACGAGCTGCCGCCGTCGACCGTGAAGGGGGACGGTCCGCCGCCGCCACGTGCCTGGGCCAACCGGGACCCGCTGGCCGCCGAACGGCTGGCCGCCACCCGGGAGGCGCTGACCACCTTCGCCGAGGAGCACACCATCCCGGTGGAGAACGTCTGCTCCCCCGACCCGCTGCGCCGGGTCGTCTGGACCCCGCCGGAGGAGCCGAGCGTGCCCGCCTTCGAGGCGGCCCTGGCCGAGCACGGCTGCCGCCGCTGGCAGCAGCAGATCGTCGCGCCGATGCTCGCCGACGCCTTCGCCGCCCACCCCGCCTGA
- a CDS encoding DUF3000 family protein: MASRSISGQGEGDFDRALRDLHAARLRPELRLTEVPAPTRIAPHAVAMTVDVLETAGDRDDEDAEELATGRFVLLHDPAAPEPWGGTWRVVTFARAELEAELASDPMLGEVGWSWLTDALAAHGLEVDHEAGTVTRVVSESFADLADRDPSVEMEIRASWTPQDGAVGAHLLAWTDMLCTIGGLPPLPEGVVALPGRRR, from the coding sequence GTGGCCTCACGATCGATCTCCGGGCAGGGCGAGGGTGACTTCGACCGCGCCCTCCGCGACCTGCACGCAGCCCGGCTGCGCCCGGAGCTGCGCCTCACCGAGGTGCCCGCACCGACGAGGATCGCCCCGCACGCGGTGGCGATGACCGTCGACGTGCTCGAGACCGCCGGCGACCGCGACGACGAGGACGCCGAGGAGCTGGCCACCGGCCGCTTCGTGCTGCTGCACGACCCGGCCGCCCCCGAGCCGTGGGGCGGGACGTGGCGGGTGGTCACCTTCGCCCGGGCCGAGCTCGAGGCGGAGCTGGCCAGCGACCCGATGCTCGGCGAGGTGGGCTGGTCCTGGCTGACCGACGCGCTGGCCGCGCACGGCCTCGAGGTCGACCACGAGGCCGGCACGGTGACCCGGGTGGTCTCGGAGTCCTTCGCCGACCTGGCCGACCGGGACCCGAGCGTGGAGATGGAGATCCGCGCCTCGTGGACCCCGCAGGACGGCGCCGTCGGCGCGCACCTGCTGGCCTGGACCGACATGCTGTGCACCATCGGCGGGCTGCCGCCGCTGCCCGAGGGCGTGGTGGCCCTGCCGGGGCGCCGCCGGTGA
- the hemE gene encoding uroporphyrinogen decarboxylase has translation MTSAAPDQSPLVRAAHGEPQDPPPVWFMRQAGRSLPEYREIREGTQMLQACRTPDLVTEITLQPVRRHGVDAAIFFSDIVVPLQAVGVDLDIVPGTGPVVADPIRTRADLDRLPELTPDQVPDIAESVRRLVAELGPRPLIGFAGAPFTLASYLVEGGPSRNHERTKALMHGDPQLWHDLCARLAQISGEFLRVQVEAGASAVQLFDSWAGALSRADYREHVLAHSRTALSALDHRREVPRIHFGVGTGELLTDMAEAGVDVVGVDYRVALPDAIDRLAAAGHRVAVQGNLDPALLFAPWAPLEQAVRRIVAEGRAAHGHIVNLGHGVLPSTDPDVITRVVELIHSLHD, from the coding sequence GTGACCAGCGCCGCCCCTGACCAGAGCCCGCTCGTCCGCGCCGCCCACGGCGAGCCGCAGGACCCGCCCCCGGTGTGGTTCATGCGCCAGGCCGGCCGGTCGCTGCCGGAGTACCGCGAGATCCGCGAGGGCACGCAGATGCTGCAGGCCTGCCGCACCCCGGACCTGGTCACCGAGATCACCCTGCAGCCGGTGCGCCGGCACGGGGTGGACGCGGCGATCTTCTTCTCGGACATCGTCGTCCCGCTGCAGGCGGTCGGGGTGGACCTCGACATCGTGCCCGGCACCGGCCCGGTGGTCGCCGACCCGATCCGCACCCGAGCCGACCTCGACCGGCTGCCCGAGCTCACCCCCGACCAGGTCCCGGACATCGCCGAGTCGGTGCGTCGGCTGGTCGCCGAGCTCGGGCCCCGCCCGCTCATCGGTTTCGCCGGGGCCCCCTTCACCCTCGCCTCCTACCTCGTCGAAGGGGGGCCCAGCCGCAACCACGAGCGCACCAAGGCGCTGATGCACGGCGACCCGCAGCTGTGGCACGACCTGTGCGCGCGGCTGGCCCAGATCTCCGGGGAGTTCCTGCGGGTGCAGGTCGAGGCCGGGGCGAGCGCGGTGCAGCTCTTCGACTCCTGGGCCGGGGCGCTGTCGCGGGCGGACTACCGCGAGCACGTGCTGGCCCACTCGCGCACGGCGCTGTCCGCGCTGGACCACCGGCGTGAGGTGCCGCGGATCCACTTCGGCGTCGGCACCGGCGAGCTGCTCACCGACATGGCCGAGGCCGGGGTGGACGTCGTCGGGGTGGACTACCGGGTGGCCCTGCCGGACGCCATCGACCGGCTGGCGGCCGCCGGGCACCGGGTCGCGGTGCAGGGCAACCTCGACCCGGCGCTGCTCTTCGCGCCGTGGGCGCCGCTGGAGCAGGCGGTGCGTCGGATCGTCGCGGAGGGCCGCGCCGCCCACGGGCACATCGTCAACCTCGGCCACGGGGTGCTGCCGAGCACCGACCCGGACGTCATCACCCGGGTGGTCGAGCTGATCCACTCGCTGCACGACTGA
- a CDS encoding DUF4349 domain-containing protein — protein MSSTRRDTSTKTAARADGKRRRGRPATRAARARRVGALLAGLAAAGLVAAGCAGGSDDSSEAYSTTQAAPSAESEAGTEEGAGDASSAQGSAAEDSTADGSGADDSAGSGSDAAGQDAATVAAQSARKLARSGSLDLEVEDVTRTSARVRSVADRAGGWVSQEDSSSRADDAEDGDDVPDGVDAYPSEDVPGAWSEITVQVPASALEKSMDDLAELGTVTHRTTETEDVTAAHTDAKTRVETLTRSTERLRELIEDSDDLEQIVSLESELTTREGELESMTRQLDTLEERTATSPITVSIAEEGADVSTEDEAEETGFVAGLSDGWGAFTGALQVGATVLGALTPFALAGGLVLAPVLWWWRRRPRPATTAPAPTAPAE, from the coding sequence ATGAGCAGCACCAGGCGAGACACCAGCACGAAGACCGCCGCACGAGCAGACGGCAAACGACGCCGTGGACGCCCGGCGACCCGAGCGGCGCGGGCGCGCCGCGTGGGCGCGCTGCTCGCCGGACTCGCCGCCGCCGGACTCGTCGCCGCCGGGTGCGCCGGCGGCAGCGACGACTCCAGCGAGGCCTACTCCACCACTCAGGCCGCCCCCTCCGCCGAGAGCGAGGCCGGCACCGAGGAGGGGGCCGGCGATGCTTCGTCCGCTCAGGGCTCCGCGGCGGAGGACTCGACGGCGGACGGCTCGGGTGCGGACGACTCGGCGGGCTCCGGCAGCGACGCCGCCGGGCAGGACGCGGCCACCGTCGCCGCGCAGAGCGCGCGCAAGCTCGCCCGCAGCGGCTCGCTCGACCTCGAGGTCGAGGACGTGACCCGGACCAGCGCCCGGGTGCGCTCGGTGGCCGACCGCGCCGGCGGGTGGGTCAGCCAGGAGGACTCCTCCAGCCGGGCAGACGACGCGGAGGACGGCGACGACGTCCCCGACGGCGTCGATGCCTATCCGAGCGAGGACGTCCCGGGCGCGTGGAGCGAGATCACCGTCCAGGTGCCAGCCTCCGCGCTGGAGAAGAGCATGGACGACCTCGCCGAGCTCGGCACGGTCACCCACCGCACCACCGAGACCGAGGACGTCACCGCCGCGCACACCGACGCGAAGACCCGGGTCGAGACCCTGACCCGCTCCACCGAGCGGCTGCGCGAGCTCATCGAGGACAGCGACGACCTGGAGCAGATCGTCAGCCTGGAGAGCGAGCTGACCACCCGGGAGGGCGAGCTGGAGTCGATGACCCGGCAGCTCGACACGCTCGAGGAGCGCACCGCGACCTCCCCGATCACCGTCTCCATCGCCGAGGAGGGCGCGGACGTCAGCACCGAGGACGAGGCGGAGGAGACCGGCTTCGTCGCCGGTCTGTCCGACGGATGGGGCGCCTTCACCGGGGCGCTGCAGGTCGGGGCGACGGTGCTCGGCGCGCTGACCCCCTTCGCCCTGGCCGGCGGGCTGGTGCTCGCCCCGGTGCTGTGGTGGTGGCGTCGTCGGCCGCGGCCGGCCACGACCGCCCCGGCACCGACCGCTCCCGCCGAGTGA
- the hemG gene encoding protoporphyrinogen oxidase produces MGARVVVVGGGMAGLAAAHDLLRTRPDLDLVLLDGSDRPGGKARRVEVGGIGIDVGAESVLTSSTHAARLADELGLRERLVHPEPVAAALWTRGALHPMPAGTFMGVPGSSAALAGPLTDDEVARTAAPRVPAASEDDRSIADAVGATFGPAVVDRVVEPILGGVYAGRVEQLSVQAAMPALWPAVRDGAPLSTAVDALLPDPSDPPRPPRLIGLDGGITTLAEHLTAAITAAGGRILTGTLARELHRTPTGWRVVSGPTTDPVAHDADAVVLATPAAPTAWLLTEHSPDASRALAAIEHASMAVVALALPRTAATTALPGSGFLVPAVDGRAIKAATFITAKWAWAEREAARQDVILVRASMGRAGDVTTLQRDDGDLVRDAVADIGAALGRDLPDPVDAHVQRWGGGLPQYTVGHRDRIDRVRAAVADLPGLEVAGAAYDGVGIAAVLGTADQAVRGVLDALPATSDRTTATPTTTATATTAITTTEETR; encoded by the coding sequence ATGGGTGCACGGGTGGTCGTCGTCGGCGGGGGGATGGCCGGTCTGGCCGCCGCGCACGACCTGCTGAGGACCCGTCCCGACCTCGACCTCGTGCTGCTCGACGGCAGCGACCGCCCCGGCGGCAAGGCCCGCCGCGTCGAGGTCGGCGGCATCGGCATCGACGTCGGCGCCGAGTCGGTGCTGACGAGCAGCACGCACGCCGCCCGCCTCGCCGACGAGCTCGGGCTGCGCGAGCGCCTGGTGCACCCCGAACCGGTGGCGGCGGCGCTGTGGACCCGCGGCGCGCTGCACCCGATGCCCGCCGGGACCTTCATGGGCGTGCCGGGCTCGAGTGCCGCGCTCGCCGGTCCGCTCACCGACGACGAGGTCGCCCGGACCGCAGCACCTCGGGTCCCAGCAGCCTCCGAGGACGACCGCTCGATCGCCGACGCCGTCGGCGCCACCTTCGGGCCGGCCGTGGTCGACCGGGTCGTCGAACCGATCCTCGGCGGCGTCTACGCCGGGCGGGTCGAGCAGCTGTCCGTGCAGGCGGCGATGCCGGCGCTGTGGCCCGCGGTCCGCGACGGCGCGCCGCTCAGCACGGCGGTCGACGCCCTGCTGCCGGACCCGAGCGACCCGCCGCGGCCGCCACGGCTCATCGGCCTGGACGGCGGCATCACCACCCTCGCCGAGCACCTGACGGCCGCGATCACCGCCGCCGGCGGGCGCATCCTCACCGGCACCCTCGCCCGCGAGCTGCACCGCACCCCGACCGGGTGGCGGGTGGTCAGCGGACCGACCACCGACCCGGTCGCCCACGACGCGGACGCCGTCGTGCTGGCCACCCCGGCGGCACCGACCGCGTGGCTGCTCACCGAGCACTCGCCCGACGCGAGCCGGGCGCTCGCCGCCATCGAGCACGCCTCGATGGCCGTCGTCGCGCTGGCGCTGCCGCGCACGGCGGCCACCACCGCGCTGCCCGGCAGCGGCTTCCTCGTGCCGGCCGTGGACGGGCGGGCGATCAAGGCGGCCACCTTCATCACCGCGAAGTGGGCGTGGGCCGAGCGCGAGGCGGCCCGCCAGGACGTCATCCTCGTGCGTGCCTCGATGGGCCGGGCCGGTGACGTGACCACCCTGCAGCGCGACGACGGCGACCTCGTGCGGGACGCCGTCGCCGACATCGGCGCCGCCCTCGGCCGCGATCTGCCCGACCCGGTGGACGCGCACGTCCAGCGCTGGGGCGGTGGCCTGCCGCAGTACACCGTCGGCCACCGCGACCGGATCGACCGGGTGCGTGCCGCCGTCGCCGACCTGCCCGGCCTCGAGGTGGCCGGCGCCGCCTACGACGGGGTCGGCATCGCCGCGGTGCTCGGCACCGCCGACCAGGCGGTGCGCGGCGTGCTCGACGCCCTGCCCGCCACCAGCGACCGCACCACCGCGACACCCACCACGACCGCCACCGCCACGACCGCCATCACCACGACCGAGGAGACCCGATGA
- the hemQ gene encoding hydrogen peroxide-dependent heme synthase — translation MTERPAPAKPDRATLEAINSSVHYAMFSVFAVTTPLGDDDRAALAAEVDALFAELTEGGVRIRGVYDVAGLRADADLMVWWHADTIEQLQDAYHRLLRTELGAHLEPVWSVAAIHRQAEFNRSHVPAFMAGEEPRDYVCVYPFVRSYDWYVIDDKERRAMLAEHGQMARGYADVRANTISAFALGDYEWILAFEADELHRIVDLMRELRASQARLHVREEIPFYTGPRVEVADLVTRLR, via the coding sequence ATGACCGAGCGACCCGCTCCCGCCAAGCCCGACCGCGCGACGCTGGAGGCGATCAACTCCTCGGTGCACTACGCGATGTTCTCCGTCTTCGCGGTCACCACCCCGCTCGGCGACGACGACCGGGCGGCGCTGGCCGCCGAGGTGGACGCCCTCTTCGCCGAGCTCACCGAGGGCGGGGTCCGCATCCGCGGGGTCTACGACGTCGCCGGGCTGCGGGCCGACGCCGACCTCATGGTGTGGTGGCACGCCGACACCATCGAGCAGCTGCAGGACGCCTACCACCGGCTGCTGCGCACCGAGCTGGGCGCGCACCTGGAGCCGGTGTGGTCGGTCGCCGCCATCCATCGGCAGGCCGAGTTCAACCGCAGCCATGTGCCGGCCTTCATGGCGGGGGAGGAGCCGAGGGACTACGTCTGCGTCTACCCCTTCGTCCGCTCCTACGACTGGTACGTCATCGACGACAAGGAGCGCCGGGCGATGCTCGCCGAGCACGGCCAGATGGCTCGCGGCTACGCGGACGTGCGGGCGAACACGATCAGCGCCTTCGCGCTCGGCGACTACGAGTGGATCCTCGCCTTCGAGGCCGACGAGCTGCACCGGATCGTCGACCTCATGCGCGAGCTGCGGGCCTCCCAGGCGCGGCTGCACGTGCGCGAGGAGATCCCCTTCTACACCGGCCCCCGGGTGGAGGTCGCCGACCTGGTCACCCGGCTGCGCTGA
- a CDS encoding MFS transporter: MSAGARRGDALAAAAAMVAIGWGANQFAPLVVMYQEVAGVGETAAQTMFVLYAVGLVPGLFLGGPLSDRFGRRVVVLVALAASLAATSLLVAGAVGAGWLYAGRLLAGLASGAGFSAGTAWVKEASPAGRGPRTAVIAMTAGFGLGPLVAGLVAASAEHPQVVTYLPHLAITLLALGLVLSRPRTPPVNTLETPVASALDPGMWTLPQARRVIVPLAPWVFLTASVALAVLPGAASGPGAERDLTFAALITSIPALAGISAQSFARHLRGLRDEIVGGLALATLGLAVGAWAIAATSLATAFVAAIILGFSYGMCQAAGLSEVARLSPPQRLGRNTAFYQSLTYLGYMAPLPITVLARWVDLTTILLALAALAVVTAVAVAGHLTRAGDLTAAR, translated from the coding sequence GTGAGCGCAGGGGCCCGGCGCGGCGACGCGCTGGCCGCTGCCGCCGCGATGGTGGCGATCGGGTGGGGCGCCAACCAGTTCGCCCCCCTCGTGGTCATGTACCAGGAGGTCGCCGGGGTCGGCGAGACCGCGGCGCAGACGATGTTCGTCCTCTACGCGGTGGGCCTGGTGCCGGGCCTCTTCCTCGGCGGCCCGCTCTCGGACCGCTTCGGTCGACGGGTCGTCGTCCTCGTCGCGCTGGCGGCGTCGCTGGCGGCCACCTCACTGCTCGTCGCCGGCGCAGTCGGCGCCGGGTGGCTCTACGCCGGGCGGCTGCTCGCCGGGCTGGCCAGCGGCGCCGGCTTCAGCGCCGGGACCGCGTGGGTGAAGGAGGCGTCCCCCGCCGGCCGCGGACCGCGCACGGCGGTGATCGCGATGACCGCGGGCTTCGGCCTCGGGCCGCTGGTCGCCGGTCTCGTCGCCGCCTCGGCGGAGCACCCGCAGGTGGTCACCTACCTGCCGCACCTGGCGATCACCCTGCTGGCCCTCGGGCTGGTGCTCTCCCGTCCCCGCACCCCGCCGGTGAACACGCTCGAGACCCCGGTCGCCTCCGCCCTCGACCCCGGTATGTGGACCCTGCCGCAGGCCCGCCGGGTGATCGTGCCGCTGGCCCCGTGGGTCTTCCTCACCGCCTCGGTCGCCCTCGCCGTCCTGCCGGGTGCGGCGAGCGGCCCGGGTGCCGAGCGTGACCTCACCTTCGCCGCGCTGATCACGTCGATCCCGGCGCTGGCCGGGATCAGCGCGCAGTCCTTCGCCCGGCACCTGCGCGGCCTGCGGGACGAGATCGTCGGTGGCCTGGCGCTGGCCACGCTCGGCCTGGCGGTCGGCGCCTGGGCGATCGCCGCGACCTCGCTGGCAACCGCCTTCGTCGCCGCGATCATCCTCGGCTTCTCCTACGGGATGTGCCAGGCCGCGGGGCTGTCCGAGGTGGCCCGGCTCTCGCCGCCGCAGCGGCTGGGCCGCAACACCGCCTTCTACCAGTCGCTGACCTACCTGGGGTACATGGCGCCGCTGCCGATCACCGTGCTCGCGAGGTGGGTCGACCTCACCACGATCCTGCTCGCGCTCGCCGCCCTGGCGGTGGTCACGGCCGTCGCCGTCGCCGGTCACCTCACCCGGGCCGGCGACCTGACCGCGGCCCGGTGA